From Anaerohalosphaera lusitana, one genomic window encodes:
- a CDS encoding LamG domain-containing protein, whose protein sequence is MMKKLLLFVIACAIVPGLAAADVISIPDALDQTGTYGVANDFEGDLEISGTYYLVGTMTVTNTGAYAYSYNTPAIGGVQFGQAWNSANWAIVGGGKTVSDVPIPEATPTLLVLKVNTTQGTSDLFINPDLDGLEPTDPADPNHITRAVGGVATGVGFAGDATSGTNDLVVDYEGFEVYYNGETPFGMSVTQQPQDALAFSDEPVSFSVEVASSSTVSYQWKIDDGDGDTSNDLDVEGATDATLSFATAAGNWGTYYCEVTSDGGFTLLSDSATLAIKEEVCHWAFEGDLTDGTGNGYDGTAYYEADTVIDPNYVTGIDGQALDADTILVEHDLSEQQSWQEFTVNLWVKSDTDTQTSYAGIFNNGKAAGDDFQIGCGTTVYRFNGSVAVNDMAPLSTTEWTMLTVTCDAAGTKVYADGSYVGENGSRRVDFGRFAVGANRGDGLFFDGAIDDLRIFNYAKTAEEVATDYYAITGEAVCTDRPAWDVAGPNGEPDCVVDLLDLASFATEWMDCGLTPAEACSL, encoded by the coding sequence ATGATGAAAAAGTTACTATTATTTGTGATTGCATGTGCAATTGTACCGGGTCTGGCGGCAGCGGATGTCATCAGCATACCAGATGCTCTGGACCAGACGGGGACGTATGGCGTTGCCAACGATTTTGAGGGCGATTTAGAAATCTCGGGCACTTATTATCTTGTTGGGACGATGACTGTTACCAATACAGGTGCCTATGCTTACAGTTACAACACGCCCGCTATCGGCGGTGTCCAGTTTGGTCAGGCCTGGAACTCTGCAAATTGGGCTATCGTTGGCGGCGGTAAAACTGTTTCAGATGTTCCCATACCCGAGGCGACTCCCACTCTGCTGGTTCTCAAGGTCAATACCACTCAAGGTACTTCTGATCTGTTTATTAATCCTGACCTGGACGGCTTGGAACCTACGGATCCAGCGGATCCGAATCATATTACCAGGGCCGTCGGTGGTGTTGCTACCGGTGTCGGCTTTGCAGGCGATGCTACTTCCGGAACTAACGACCTGGTCGTGGACTACGAGGGATTTGAAGTTTACTATAATGGTGAAACGCCTTTTGGTATGTCTGTCACTCAGCAGCCGCAAGATGCGCTGGCCTTTTCCGATGAGCCTGTCTCGTTCAGTGTAGAGGTTGCAAGCAGCTCAACAGTGAGCTACCAATGGAAGATAGACGACGGCGATGGCGATACCAGCAATGATCTCGATGTGGAAGGTGCTACGGATGCAACGCTGAGCTTTGCGACCGCGGCCGGCAACTGGGGTACTTATTACTGTGAAGTCACCAGCGATGGCGGTTTTACCTTATTGAGTGATTCGGCTACTCTGGCGATTAAGGAAGAAGTTTGTCATTGGGCCTTTGAAGGTGACCTGACTGATGGCACAGGCAATGGCTATGATGGTACAGCCTACTACGAAGCTGACACAGTAATTGATCCAAACTATGTAACTGGTATCGATGGTCAGGCACTGGATGCTGATACGATCCTCGTGGAACATGATCTAAGCGAACAGCAAAGCTGGCAGGAATTCACAGTGAACTTATGGGTCAAGTCTGATACGGATACGCAGACTAGTTACGCTGGAATTTTCAACAACGGCAAAGCTGCTGGTGACGATTTCCAGATTGGCTGTGGTACTACTGTTTATCGTTTTAATGGTTCCGTAGCGGTCAACGATATGGCTCCGTTGAGCACGACCGAATGGACCATGCTTACGGTGACTTGTGATGCCGCAGGCACTAAGGTATATGCCGATGGTTCGTACGTTGGAGAAAACGGTTCAAGGCGGGTTGATTTCGGCAGGTTTGCTGTTGGTGCAAACCGTGGTGACGGTCTCTTCTTCGATGGTGCTATAGACGATCTTCGGATATTCAACTATGCAAAAACTGCGGAAGAAGTGGCTACGGATTACTATGCAATAACCGGCGAGGCTGTTTGTACTGACAGACCAGCCTGGGATGTTGCCGGTCCGAATGGTGAACCTGATTGCGTGGTCGACCTCCTTGATCTCGCATCGTTTGCAACAGAATGGATGGACTGCGGTCTGACACCTGCCGAAGCATGTTCTCTGTAA